A genomic region of Desulfosarcina ovata subsp. ovata contains the following coding sequences:
- a CDS encoding TolC family protein has product MKRYLLLTLFALFGWAVAIKSSAADWSTISILDLDTAVAVALRDNPGLEAAAARVAQAKAQVDQARSTYWPRLDASATGARVDLSESTYRENLALARLFNPSASLTDPEEYYNAGLTASWTLFDGFERKFSNIAARYAEKSSLAALDDARRLLASAVSQAFFSAQLALENIAIAKADEAFNHRQLADAEVRQRVGTGALSDVLNFQVRKNQAKTNRINQEYQHTVSLFGLAALLGLPESRLPAHVKLAPLSAETTDELSAPPLDDLIQIALDRRPDIQQLRWRISQADARIGIARAGHYPSLVLSGSLDGERSGDANFRQDDIGNSVQLGLTYNLFAGGYTRAKIQEARQHRTELEKQLSEQRLSTTADIRSSAALVTTAQTQVALQRENADLVRRTRDLVEKEYNAGQGSLVRLNEAQKDLITAQSNLALALVGLRQAWVELNTRAGILHGWHAGANRNIRH; this is encoded by the coding sequence ATGAAACGTTATCTGCTTTTGACCCTTTTCGCATTGTTCGGCTGGGCCGTTGCCATCAAATCCAGCGCCGCCGATTGGTCGACCATCTCCATCCTGGACCTTGACACCGCGGTTGCCGTGGCCTTGCGTGACAACCCCGGCCTGGAGGCGGCCGCGGCCCGCGTGGCCCAGGCCAAGGCGCAGGTGGATCAGGCCCGCTCCACCTATTGGCCCCGTCTGGACGCCAGCGCCACAGGTGCCCGCGTGGATCTGTCCGAAAGCACCTACCGGGAAAACCTGGCCCTGGCCCGGCTGTTCAACCCCTCGGCCAGCCTTACCGACCCCGAGGAATATTACAATGCGGGGCTGACCGCATCCTGGACCCTGTTCGACGGGTTCGAACGCAAGTTTTCCAATATCGCCGCCCGGTATGCAGAAAAGTCCAGTCTTGCCGCCCTTGACGATGCGCGCCGCCTGCTGGCATCTGCCGTGTCCCAGGCTTTTTTCTCAGCCCAGCTGGCCCTTGAAAACATAGCCATCGCCAAGGCCGACGAGGCCTTCAACCATCGCCAGCTGGCCGATGCCGAAGTGCGCCAGCGTGTCGGCACCGGTGCGCTCAGTGATGTGCTCAATTTTCAGGTGCGTAAAAACCAAGCCAAGACCAACCGTATCAACCAGGAGTACCAGCATACAGTTTCCCTGTTCGGACTGGCCGCATTGCTGGGGCTTCCCGAATCGCGCCTGCCGGCCCATGTAAAACTGGCGCCACTGTCGGCGGAAACGACAGACGAACTGTCAGCGCCCCCCTTGGACGACCTCATCCAAATTGCCCTGGACCGCCGTCCGGATATCCAGCAGCTGCGCTGGCGCATCAGCCAGGCCGACGCCCGGATCGGTATCGCCCGTGCGGGCCACTACCCGTCGCTGGTTCTGTCGGGCAGCCTGGATGGAGAACGGTCCGGTGATGCCAACTTCCGCCAGGACGACATCGGCAATAGTGTTCAACTGGGCCTAACCTACAACCTCTTTGCCGGCGGCTATACCCGCGCAAAAATCCAAGAGGCCCGTCAGCACAGGACGGAGCTGGAAAAACAGCTTTCCGAGCAGCGGCTCTCCACCACCGCCGATATCCGCAGTTCCGCGGCACTGGTGACCACGGCCCAGACCCAGGTTGCCCTACAACGGGAAAATGCGGATCTGGTTCGGCGTACCCGCGACTTGGTGGAAAAGGAATACAACGCCGGGCAAGGGTCCCTGGTGCGCCTCAATGAAGCCCAGAAAGACCTGATCACAGCCCAGAGCAATCTGGCCCTGGCCCTGGTCGGCCTGCGCCAGGCCTGGGTGGAGCTGAATACCCGCGCCGGTATTTTGCACGGATGGCATGCCGGAGCGAACCGCAATATCCGCCATTGA
- a CDS encoding MinD/ParA family protein — MATNKKQPLTLCVTSGKGGVGKTSFTVNFALALSRNDSRVLVIDGDMGLANVDVLLRLSVKTNVRDILESGADPRQALIFARPNLAVLPGSSGVPEMVSLGTQQQERLAGFIRQVAADFDYVIIDTAAGIGESVLWYNQFADHNIFILSPDPTSMTDAYALIKLLCRDYGINHFNLVLNFVRGLREGNHTVDTINRVTQRFLKLKLAHLGNIPEDKAVRRAVLDQVPFVEQTPGSKATRAIHDLAQRVHSLI; from the coding sequence ATGGCCACGAACAAAAAACAACCGCTGACCCTCTGCGTGACCAGCGGTAAAGGCGGTGTTGGCAAGACCAGTTTCACGGTCAATTTCGCCCTTGCCCTGTCGCGCAATGACAGCCGTGTGCTGGTGATCGACGGCGACATGGGGCTGGCCAATGTGGATGTGCTGTTGAGGCTTTCCGTCAAAACCAACGTTCGGGACATTCTTGAAAGTGGAGCCGATCCCCGTCAGGCGCTGATCTTCGCCCGCCCCAATCTGGCCGTTCTGCCGGGCAGTTCCGGCGTGCCGGAGATGGTCTCTCTGGGAACTCAACAGCAGGAACGGCTGGCCGGATTCATTCGCCAGGTGGCAGCAGATTTTGATTATGTAATTATCGACACGGCTGCCGGCATCGGAGAATCGGTACTGTGGTACAACCAATTCGCCGACCACAATATTTTTATCCTCAGCCCCGACCCCACCTCCATGACCGACGCCTACGCCCTGATCAAACTGCTTTGCCGGGATTACGGCATCAATCATTTCAACCTGGTGCTCAATTTTGTACGCGGATTGCGTGAAGGCAACCATACGGTGGACACCATCAACCGCGTCACCCAGCGTTTTCTTAAACTTAAGTTGGCTCACCTGGGCAATATTCCAGAAGACAAGGCGGTTCGCCGAGCCGTTCTCGATCAGGTCCCCTTTGTGGAACAGACGCCGGGGAGCAAAGCCACCCGTGCGATTCATGACCTTGCCCAACGGGTTCACTCCCTGATCTGA
- a CDS encoding sensor histidine kinase — MVRIGCRYGILSFLLTAIPAHATGSGPSGYENFFWILVWVVVLVITVFLGYLQQNRMVRRKTAELRRELFERQMTEKELLASDHKLRQSLAEKDALLKEIHHRVKNNLQIVSSLLYLQEDSMQDPNGKGVEILRESQNRVKSMALIHEQLYSTTDLAKIDFGRYVQGLTANLFDAYGIDAGRIRLNVCADDVRLGVDMAVPCGLIVNELVSNSLKHAFPEHGCGMLDIVVRLLNNGRMEIVVADDGVGLTATSDGEEKQSLGLRLINTLATQLDGVLTVDTENGTRFSIVLNVPEQTKKES, encoded by the coding sequence ATGGTGCGAATCGGATGCCGCTATGGAATCCTCAGCTTCCTGCTGACCGCGATCCCGGCCCATGCCACCGGCAGCGGCCCCTCCGGGTACGAGAATTTTTTCTGGATCCTGGTCTGGGTGGTCGTGCTGGTCATTACTGTTTTTCTCGGCTACCTGCAGCAGAATCGCATGGTCAGACGCAAGACCGCCGAATTGCGACGGGAACTGTTCGAGCGCCAGATGACCGAGAAGGAACTGCTGGCCTCGGACCACAAACTGCGCCAGTCGCTGGCCGAAAAGGACGCCCTGCTCAAAGAGATTCACCACCGGGTCAAAAACAACCTGCAGATTGTCTCCAGCCTGCTTTACCTGCAGGAGGATTCCATGCAGGACCCCAATGGCAAGGGGGTCGAAATTCTGCGCGAAAGCCAGAACCGGGTTAAATCCATGGCCCTGATCCACGAACAGCTATACAGCACCACCGATTTGGCAAAAATCGACTTTGGGCGGTATGTTCAAGGGTTGACCGCCAATTTGTTTGACGCATACGGGATCGACGCCGGACGGATCCGACTCAATGTCTGCGCCGACGACGTCCGCCTGGGGGTGGACATGGCCGTCCCCTGCGGTCTGATTGTCAATGAACTGGTCTCCAACAGCCTCAAGCACGCCTTTCCGGAACATGGCTGCGGCATGCTTGACATTGTCGTGCGTCTCCTGAACAATGGCCGGATGGAAATCGTCGTGGCCGACGACGGCGTCGGTTTGACCGCCACGTCCGACGGGGAGGAAAAGCAATCTTTGGGGCTGCGCCTGATCAACACCCTGGCCACACAGCTGGACGGCGTCCTGACCGTCGATACAGAAAACGGAACACGGTTCAGTATCGTTCTGAATGTTCCTGAACAAACCAAAAAGGAATCCTGA
- a CDS encoding response regulator, whose protein sequence is MTQANILVVEDEGIVAQEIKSRLEKSGYAVCAVAHDGETALDHAAAMRPDLILMDIRLKGGMDGIETAGQIRDRFNIPVVYLTAYTDPATLERAKVMEPFGYVVKPFETRSLMVSIEIALHRHRSETERIYREKLQAVLETAGAICHELNQPMMAISGHTELLIATLDPNDPLYPKIEKIKSQVQRMGAITHKLMGITRYETRDYAMGERIVDLDKSSTTLG, encoded by the coding sequence ATGACCCAGGCAAACATACTGGTGGTGGAAGACGAAGGCATCGTGGCCCAGGAAATCAAAAGCCGTCTGGAAAAAAGTGGCTACGCGGTCTGCGCAGTTGCCCACGACGGCGAAACCGCCCTGGATCATGCCGCAGCCATGCGACCGGATTTGATCCTTATGGATATCCGCCTCAAAGGCGGGATGGACGGCATTGAAACCGCCGGCCAGATCCGTGACCGGTTTAACATCCCCGTTGTTTACCTGACCGCCTATACGGACCCGGCGACACTGGAACGGGCCAAGGTGATGGAACCCTTCGGCTATGTGGTCAAACCGTTCGAGACCCGCAGTCTGATGGTTTCCATCGAAATTGCCCTGCATCGCCATCGCAGCGAGACCGAGCGTATTTACCGGGAAAAGCTGCAGGCTGTGCTGGAGACCGCCGGCGCCATCTGTCATGAGTTGAATCAGCCCATGATGGCCATCTCAGGCCATACCGAACTGCTCATAGCCACCCTCGACCCGAACGATCCACTCTACCCGAAAATCGAGAAAATCAAATCACAGGTGCAGCGCATGGGAGCCATTACCCATAAGTTGATGGGCATCACCCGTTATGAAACCCGCGACTATGCCATGGGGGAGCGCATCGTGGATCTCGACAAATCGTCAACGACGTTAGGTTAG
- a CDS encoding tetratricopeptide repeat protein, with protein sequence MNRQALLPLVILLWGGLWACSVPVSMSTSARISAPGDQELKNGIYWYQKGCLRKAVDHLNAAHEMYCLADHPVGVARSLTSLGNVYRQAGDPENAGYFYDAAIAMARRCDDRQMVAQTLVNKVALLIDRDDRSAAEVLLEEARVLSQESGSVFAAVLNYQAVLMMKTQRNDQAALLLDQAESVATGNIRATLHYTRGRLLMQTGKASRARNFFEQALEMDRQAGFSRGMAADLFAMADSYESSGEYDAALSCLERSLKIYALLEDRQRVLAGLDHLEGLARTTGSDIRVTLHVINQWLAGEAVDAICR encoded by the coding sequence ATGAATCGACAAGCACTTCTTCCCCTCGTGATCCTGTTGTGGGGAGGACTGTGGGCCTGTTCGGTCCCGGTGTCGATGAGCACATCGGCCCGTATTTCCGCCCCCGGGGATCAGGAACTTAAAAACGGGATCTACTGGTATCAGAAGGGGTGCCTGAGAAAGGCCGTGGACCACCTGAACGCCGCCCATGAAATGTATTGCCTGGCGGATCACCCGGTGGGGGTGGCCCGCAGCCTGACCAGTCTGGGCAATGTTTACCGGCAGGCCGGTGATCCTGAAAATGCCGGGTATTTCTATGATGCCGCCATTGCCATGGCCAGACGGTGCGACGATCGGCAGATGGTGGCCCAGACTCTGGTCAACAAGGTGGCGCTGTTGATCGACAGGGACGATCGCTCCGCTGCCGAAGTTCTCCTGGAGGAAGCCCGTGTGCTCTCCCAGGAAAGCGGTTCGGTTTTTGCCGCGGTGCTGAATTACCAGGCCGTATTGATGATGAAGACGCAGCGAAACGATCAGGCGGCACTTTTGCTGGATCAGGCCGAATCGGTCGCGACCGGGAACATCCGGGCGACGCTGCATTATACCCGGGGGCGTCTGCTGATGCAAACCGGTAAAGCTTCGCGGGCCCGGAATTTTTTCGAGCAGGCCCTGGAGATGGATCGACAGGCCGGATTTTCCCGGGGGATGGCGGCGGATCTCTTCGCCATGGCCGATAGTTACGAATCCAGTGGCGAGTATGACGCCGCCCTGAGCTGCCTGGAGCGCAGCCTCAAAATTTACGCCCTGCTGGAAGACCGACAGCGTGTCCTGGCTGGCCTCGACCACCTGGAAGGACTGGCCCGGACTACCGGCAGCGATATCCGGGTCACCCTGCATGTCATCAACCAATGGCTGGCCGGAGAGGCCGTCGATGCCATCTGCCGCTGA
- a CDS encoding YdcF family protein has product MMFILKKVIAPFILPPGIFILIIVAMGLVLTFSRRWRIGLINLAIGLSLWALCLGPVANFLMRGLEAEFSIPSDPIGDVVILLGGGIVDRVPDLTGRSAPSPMMMGRVVTAARLYQRLKLPVIVSGGRLFDDGGAAEAPVIKRFLVDLGIPERMIITEDRAQDTAQNARLTAAICHQHGYRQPILLTAAYHLKRARMAFESAGMAVTPFPAYFLGARDVPHTWRQWLPHAGTLYISASALHEYVGILYYRMVE; this is encoded by the coding sequence ATGATGTTTATCCTGAAAAAGGTGATCGCGCCGTTTATCCTCCCACCGGGAATCTTCATCTTGATAATCGTTGCGATGGGTTTGGTGCTGACTTTCAGCCGGCGCTGGCGGATCGGGCTGATCAACCTGGCCATCGGGCTTAGTCTATGGGCGCTCTGCCTGGGACCGGTAGCCAACTTTCTGATGCGTGGCCTGGAAGCGGAGTTTTCCATTCCATCCGACCCGATCGGGGATGTGGTGATCCTACTGGGTGGAGGAATTGTCGACCGTGTGCCGGATCTTACCGGGAGATCGGCCCCATCGCCGATGATGATGGGGCGCGTGGTCACCGCAGCAAGGCTTTACCAACGCTTGAAGCTGCCCGTTATCGTCAGCGGAGGTCGGTTGTTCGATGACGGCGGTGCGGCCGAAGCGCCGGTGATCAAACGTTTTCTCGTGGATCTGGGAATCCCGGAAAGAATGATCATTACGGAAGACCGCGCGCAGGACACCGCCCAGAACGCTCGGCTGACAGCGGCCATCTGTCATCAGCACGGATACCGGCAACCGATTCTGCTCACCGCCGCTTATCATTTGAAACGGGCCCGCATGGCCTTCGAGAGTGCCGGCATGGCCGTAACTCCGTTTCCGGCCTATTTTCTTGGTGCACGTGACGTTCCCCATACCTGGCGCCAGTGGCTGCCCCATGCCGGCACTCTTTATATCAGTGCCAGTGCCCTTCACGAATATGTCGGCATCCTCTATTACCGGATGGTCGAATGA
- a CDS encoding aminotransferase class I/II-fold pyridoxal phosphate-dependent enzyme yields the protein MEKTVNIHFSERMSQLPPYLFGMINKMMMERRWNGEDVIDLGMGNPMDPAPDTVIGKLREVTQDPKTHRYPVAGGMRNLRREIALYYQRNYGVKLASEEEVICTIGSKEGISHLCLALVGPGDTVLVAAPAFPIHVYAAVIAGANVIRIPIASEDQFLQRITTMCESLTPLPRLLMLNYPHNPTGTLASKEFFTEVVALAKRYGFMVVNDFAYGRITFDGYTAPSFLEVPGAMDVGVEFGSFSKSYNMAGWRLGYCVGNPKIIEGLGRIKGYYDYGIFSPIQVAGIVAMRDCEDDIAIQAETYRGRRDVLCDGLERMGWPVEKPKAGMFVWVKIPEPWSRMGSLKFAVEMMQRANVAITPGAGFGEEGDGFLRLALVENENRIRQALRQIRRALTELEREIRY from the coding sequence ATGGAGAAAACCGTAAACATTCATTTCTCGGAACGCATGTCCCAACTGCCGCCCTACCTGTTCGGTATGATCAACAAGATGATGATGGAACGGCGCTGGAATGGTGAGGATGTGATCGACCTGGGCATGGGCAACCCCATGGACCCGGCACCGGATACGGTGATCGGCAAGCTGCGTGAGGTGACCCAGGACCCCAAAACCCACCGCTATCCGGTGGCCGGCGGCATGCGCAACCTGCGGCGCGAGATCGCCCTTTACTACCAGCGCAATTATGGCGTGAAACTGGCATCTGAAGAAGAGGTTATTTGCACCATCGGTTCCAAGGAGGGCATCTCGCATCTCTGCCTGGCCCTGGTGGGACCCGGCGACACGGTCCTGGTGGCTGCCCCGGCTTTTCCCATCCATGTTTACGCCGCGGTCATCGCCGGTGCCAACGTGATTCGCATCCCCATTGCCTCGGAAGATCAGTTTTTGCAGCGTATTACCACCATGTGCGAATCCCTGACGCCGCTGCCGCGCCTGCTCATGCTCAACTATCCCCACAATCCCACCGGCACGCTGGCATCGAAGGAGTTTTTCACCGAGGTGGTCGCACTGGCCAAACGATATGGCTTTATGGTGGTCAACGATTTTGCCTATGGTCGGATCACCTTCGATGGGTACACCGCACCCAGTTTTCTGGAAGTGCCCGGTGCCATGGATGTGGGGGTGGAGTTCGGCTCTTTCTCCAAATCTTACAACATGGCCGGTTGGCGGCTGGGCTATTGTGTGGGCAACCCGAAAATCATCGAAGGTCTGGGCCGCATCAAGGGCTACTATGATTATGGTATTTTTTCTCCCATTCAGGTTGCCGGGATCGTGGCCATGCGCGATTGCGAGGATGACATTGCGATTCAGGCCGAAACGTACCGGGGCCGGCGGGATGTCCTTTGTGACGGATTGGAACGTATGGGCTGGCCGGTGGAAAAACCCAAGGCGGGTATGTTCGTGTGGGTAAAAATACCCGAACCCTGGAGCCGCATGGGGTCGTTGAAATTTGCCGTAGAAATGATGCAGCGGGCCAATGTGGCCATTACGCCCGGAGCCGGTTTCGGCGAGGAGGGCGACGGTTTCCTGCGCCTGGCCCTGGTGGAAAACGAAAATCGTATCCGGCAGGCACTGCGCCAGATTCGCCGGGCGTTGACCGAGTTGGAGAGAGAAATCAGATATTGA
- the yedF gene encoding sulfurtransferase-like selenium metabolism protein YedF, which produces MKKIDARGLSCPAPVLETKAAVEQLHPNQIEVLVDNEPAQQNVTRFLGSQGYQTEVKQDGELFTIVGTGGDEAPEPVPADGQSDTDTGKIMVMVAADCMGTGDDELGAKLMINFIKTLKEMGDSLWRLVFVNGGVKLTISEAASLTDLKELEAAGLTILVCGTCLDHFKLLEQKQVGQTTNMLDIVTAMQLADKVINI; this is translated from the coding sequence GTGAAAAAAATTGATGCGAGAGGGTTGTCCTGTCCGGCACCGGTACTGGAAACCAAGGCGGCTGTGGAGCAACTGCACCCAAATCAGATCGAAGTGCTGGTGGACAACGAACCGGCACAACAGAATGTGACCCGTTTTCTTGGCTCCCAGGGCTATCAGACTGAAGTGAAACAGGATGGGGAGCTGTTCACGATCGTCGGTACCGGTGGCGACGAGGCGCCTGAGCCGGTACCGGCAGATGGCCAATCGGATACCGACACCGGCAAAATCATGGTGATGGTGGCGGCGGATTGCATGGGCACCGGGGACGATGAACTGGGTGCCAAGCTGATGATCAACTTCATCAAAACCCTCAAGGAGATGGGCGATTCGCTATGGCGCCTGGTGTTTGTCAACGGCGGCGTAAAGTTGACCATCAGCGAGGCGGCCAGCCTGACGGATCTGAAGGAACTGGAGGCGGCCGGTTTGACCATTCTGGTGTGCGGTACCTGCTTGGACCACTTCAAACTGCTGGAACAGAAACAGGTGGGGCAGACCACCAACATGCTGGATATCGTCACCGCCATGCAACTGGCGGACAAAGTGATCAATATCTGA
- the selD gene encoding selenide, water dikinase SelD, whose product MTEKAPYPKGLRLTETVKGAGUASKLPPGDLDRALCGLDFPADNNVLVGLSRADDAGVYQVSDDLALIQTVDFFTPVVDDPYWFGQIAAANALSDVYAMGGEPKTAMNLVGFPLKQMDLSVLRAVIQGGIDKIREAGAVLLGGHSVEDDEFKYGLSVTGFIHPREILTKQGMHAGDRLVITKPLGTGIVNTAIKGNLASQAMIDEVTTIMATLNRTAAMVMRQYPVHACTDITGFGLIGHLAEMLQGSAVGLRIDTGRLPVIDAALEFAAMGLVPGGAYKNRSFREAMVAMNEGIDPAIGDILYDPQTSGGLCIVVDAGSASAMVDHLKSEGVSQAAMIGEVVDEPAGKILVR is encoded by the coding sequence ATGACCGAGAAAGCGCCGTACCCAAAAGGTTTGCGCCTGACCGAAACGGTCAAAGGGGCCGGTTGAGCCTCTAAACTGCCTCCAGGGGACCTGGACAGGGCATTATGCGGCTTGGATTTCCCAGCCGACAACAACGTGCTTGTGGGGTTGTCCCGGGCCGATGACGCCGGAGTGTATCAAGTCTCCGACGATTTGGCCTTGATTCAGACCGTCGACTTTTTCACGCCGGTGGTCGACGATCCTTACTGGTTCGGCCAGATTGCTGCGGCCAATGCCTTAAGTGACGTCTACGCCATGGGCGGTGAACCCAAAACCGCCATGAACCTGGTTGGATTTCCCTTGAAACAGATGGATCTTTCCGTACTGAGAGCGGTGATCCAGGGAGGAATCGATAAAATCAGGGAAGCCGGCGCGGTGCTTTTGGGCGGTCACAGCGTGGAAGACGATGAATTCAAGTACGGGCTGTCCGTTACCGGGTTTATCCATCCGCGGGAAATCCTGACCAAGCAGGGGATGCACGCCGGTGACCGCCTGGTGATTACCAAACCGCTCGGAACCGGCATCGTCAACACGGCCATCAAGGGAAATCTCGCATCCCAAGCCATGATCGACGAGGTGACTACCATCATGGCCACCTTGAATCGGACCGCCGCCATGGTCATGCGCCAATACCCGGTGCACGCCTGCACCGATATCACCGGTTTCGGTCTGATCGGGCACCTGGCCGAAATGCTTCAGGGCTCCGCTGTGGGACTTCGCATCGATACCGGTCGGCTGCCGGTGATCGACGCGGCCCTGGAGTTCGCCGCCATGGGACTGGTCCCGGGGGGCGCATACAAAAATCGATCGTTCCGCGAAGCCATGGTAGCAATGAATGAGGGGATCGACCCGGCCATTGGGGATATCCTCTACGATCCTCAAACCTCCGGCGGTCTGTGTATCGTCGTCGACGCTGGATCCGCATCCGCGATGGTGGACCACCTCAAGTCTGAAGGCGTGTCCCAGGCGGCCATGATTGGTGAGGTGGTGGATGAGCCGGCCGGTAAAATCCTGGTCCGTTGA
- a CDS encoding DUF1858 domain-containing protein, with translation MVENSSICITPEMTVLDIVSRYRQTETIFKQWDARAGACICCQALFDTLQQVAERYGLDLDRLVAELNDSARHMKASSV, from the coding sequence ATGGTCGAAAACAGTTCGATTTGCATTACGCCGGAAATGACGGTACTGGATATCGTCAGTCGTTACCGCCAAACCGAGACCATATTCAAACAGTGGGACGCCCGGGCCGGCGCCTGTATTTGTTGTCAGGCATTGTTCGATACCCTGCAGCAGGTGGCTGAGCGCTATGGACTGGACCTTGACCGGTTGGTGGCCGAACTTAACGATTCCGCCAGGCATATGAAAGCATCGTCAGTGTGA